A region of Centropristis striata isolate RG_2023a ecotype Rhode Island chromosome 17, C.striata_1.0, whole genome shotgun sequence DNA encodes the following proteins:
- the LOC131989148 gene encoding ladderlectin-like: MKTLTVTALLCAVMALTTAAALSEVTEEPDALEKPGEGEHQVVERSTYCPGRWRLINGRCFLYVPRVRNWAQAERNCQSMGANLASVHRADEYHGIQRMIQDITHRHPRTWIGGSDSAVEGVWLWSDGTPFRFSYWCGGGPDNWRGEQHCLEINYGGGKCWDDLTCYAQLGSVCAKNI; this comes from the exons ATGAAGACTCTGACTGTGACTGCACTTCTCTGTGCCGTGATGGCGCTGACCACCGCTGCTG CTCTTTCAGAGGTGACGGAGGAACCAGATGCTCTGGAAAAACCTGGAGaag GAGAGCATCAAGTCGTTGAGAGGTCAACATATTGTCCTGGTCGTTGGAGGCTGATCAATGGTCGCTGTTTCCTCTACGTCCCACGAGTCCGGAACTGGGCTCAGGCTGAG AGAAACTGCCAGTCCATGGGTGCAAACCTTGCCTCTGTTCATCGAGCTGATGAGTACCACGGGATTCAAAGGATGATCCAAGATATAACTCATAGACATCCACGGACATGGATTGGAGGCTCTGATAGTGCAGTG GAGGGTGTTTGGCTCTGGAGTGATGGTACCCCTTTCAGATTTTCCTACTGGTGCGGCGGAGGGCCGGATAACTGGCGTGGAGAGCAGCACTGTTTAGAGATAAATTATGGAG GCGGTAAATGCTGGGATGACCTGACGTGTTACGCTCAACTCGGGTCTGTCTGTGCCAAGAACATCTGA
- the LOC131989143 gene encoding low affinity immunoglobulin gamma Fc region receptor II-like → MLLLFSQSVSMDFTTLCTVVANLRVVPDRSQFFKYESVSLSCEHQGNSSEWSVKRNTSKQFNQDCSVFGNTINESHCCSDDLYIFDSGVYWCESAAGECSDAVNILVTGGPVILESPAVPVMEGDAVTLSCRTKSTFSSNNISADFYKDGLFISSSSTGEMTIHSVSKSDEGLYKCNVSGGGESPDGWLAVRAGHPEPPYSPLTHILLPVVGVDLWLVCVMLLCLWRSHKDEIDPSVVLYTDVTSSWKQKGLPLKSHSLFSSVAVYRLNPVRCKNTPRHVLTYKA, encoded by the exons ATGCTGCTGCtcttcagtcagtcagtcagcatgGACTTCACAACACTGTGCACTGTTGTTG CCAATCTGAGAGTTGTTCCGGACAGATCCCAGTTCTTTAAGTACGAGTCCGTGTCTCTGAGCTGTGAGCATCAGGGAAACTCTTCTGAGTGGAGCGTGAAGAGGAACACATCCAAACAATTCAACCAAGACTGCTCCGTGTTTGGGAATACAATAAATGAATCCCATTGCTGCAGTGACGACCTTTACATATTTGATAGTGGAGTGTACTGGTGTGAATCTGCAGCTGGAGAGTGCAGCGATGCCGTCAACATCTTGGTGACAG GTGGTCCAGTGATCCTGGAGAGTCCTGCTGTCCCTGTGATGGAGGGAGACGCTgtgactctgagctgcagaacCAAGTCGACCTTCTCCTCCAACAACATCTCAGCAGATTTCTATAAAGACGGCCTcttcatcagcagcagctctacaGGAGAGATGACCATCCACAGTGTTTCTAAATCTGATGAAGGACTCTACAAGTGTAACGTCTCTGGAGGTGGAGAATCTCCAGACGGCTGGTTGGCTGTCAGAG caggacatCCTGAGCCGCCGTACTCCCCCCTCACACACATTCTACTTCCTGTGGTGGGCGTCGACCTCTGGCTGGTCTGTGTGATGCTGCTCTGCCTCTGGAGGAGCCACAAAG ATGAAATTGATCCTTCGGTTGTCTTGTACACTGATGTCACCAGCTCATGGAAACAaaaag gtttGCCACTGAAGAGCCACTCCTTGTTTTCCTCTGTCGCTGTGTACAGACTGAACCCCGTCAGGTGTAAAAACACACCGCGCCATGTGTTGACTTATAAAGCCTGA